The nucleotide sequence TTTCGGAGCTCTACAACCGTGTGAAGGCATCGCCTCATCCACGTACTTTTCCCTCCAGTACGGAACTGGCAGCCATCAAAAGTGCATTGGCAGGAACACGTCGGGATGCATACGGCAAGTTGAAGGCACGTGCAAAGGCTTATGCATCTAATGCTTTGCCAGAAGAGCTTAAGTCAAGTGCATCAGTTGACGCGACCCAGCGTGATACGGTGATGGATATGTTGGCTATCACCAAGGAAATGAAACCAGAGCTGGCGCAAATCGTTGAACAGGCATTTATTTGGCGGATAGATCGCAATCAGGCTGCATTGAACGATGCGAAACAGCGTTTGCTGAAATTGGCGACATGGAATCCGGAAGGAATTACAGCCTACGAGCCCAGTCATCACATGCCGCGAAATCTTTTATGGACGTTGACCATCGGATATGACTGGCTGTATGACGAATTGTCAGCTGTTGAGCGAACTCTGTTATTGAATTCAATTCGTAAACGTTTAACTCAGATTCATGCCTCGTTGATGGGAACAACCAAGCGGATGATGGTTCGTCCGTATGACTCTCACGGCTGGATCGGATTGAATGCAGCGGCTGCAATTTCTACTGTTGTGGCCGGGGAAGTACCGGAGTCAGAAACCTGGTTCAAGCTGTATGTGCCATGGGCAATGGCTGCGATGTCCCCATGGGGCGGGGAGGATGGCGGGTTCTCGCAGGGGACAGGCTATGGTGCATGGCACTTCGATCCCAATTTGTATTACTGGGATGCGATTCGTTTAGCCACGGGTGTAGATCCTTATCAAAAGGTTTGGCTGCGAAATACTGGGAATTTCCTCTTGTATTTTGCGCCACCTGGTAGTCCAAGTGGCGGGTTTGGCGAGGCAGGGGACTCTGTGCCGGATCCGGCGGTCATTGTTCCCTACACAATGCGGATTCCTTCACAGCTATATCGCTGGTACGGTGCGAATCAACGTCCGACAGATTCGTCGTCGTTGTTACAGTTGCTTGCACCTGTTGAGATTGCCGAAGCATCCTTTCCCAAGGGGATTCCTGATGCCGCGGTTTTCCAGTCGGTAGGTTGGGCGGCGGTGCATAGCTCACTGTCCGATCCAAAGCGCTTTTCGCTTTACTTCAAATCTAGCCCATATGGTTCTTTCAACCATAGCCATGCGGATCAGAACTCCTTCATTATTAATTATGAAGGCAAAAAGATGGCGTTAGATAGCGGGTTCTACGATTGGTACGGGTCACCCCATCACACGAAGTGGTATCAGCAAACCTTGGCACATAACGCCATTACGTTTGATGGAGGAAAAGGGCAGGTACCCAATCAAATGGATGCTCGTGGAGAGATTACCCGTTTTAGTCACATGTCGGGTTATACCGTCATGACTGGCGATGCAACCCGGGCTTATGGTGGTGCCCTTTTGCTTGCTCAGCGATCGATTGTCTATTTGAAGCCTTCATTCATTCTTGTTTATGACGCATTGTCTTCAGATACCCCACGTCAATGGGAATGGAATCTCCACACGGTAAAAACAATGGAAGTGGTCGCGCCCAAGCAAGTCAAAGTTGCCGATGGCACGACGTCAATGTGCGTTGATTTATTGTCAGATGAGGAAATGAAGTTTTCCCAGACTAATCGATTTACAGCGGATCCAGATTCGAACAAAGCCTATTGGGCCAACCAATGGCATGGTCGTTTTACGAGTGAAGATAAATCTAAAAAATCCCAGATTCTGGTTTTGATGCGGTTGAATTGTGCCAATACGACAGATGTGGCGGTTAGCCGATTGGATGAAGGGTACGTTGTGAATATTGCAGGTAAGCGAATTTCCCTCCAGCCGGGCCGGCCAGTGGATGTGAAATAGCACCAAAAAAGAGAGGTGAGGTATGAGAATCGAATTATTTGGGTGCCAGGTGGATAACCTGACAATGAATGAGACGTTGGATAGGGTTGAGGATTTTATTAAAAGTGGTAGGCCCCATCAGCACGTTTGTGTGAATGTGGATAAAGTGGTGAAGGCATCCCGTGACGAATCGTTGCGTGGCATTATCAATAATTGTGAGTTGATCAACGTGGATGGGATGCCGGTTGTATGGGCTTCACGTTTGCTGGGTAAGCCACTTAAGGAGCGAGTTGCAGGTGTCGACCTATTTGAACGACTGATGGAGCATGCTGCCAAGAAAGGTTGGCGGGTGTTTTTCCTTGGGGCTAAAGAAGAAGTTGTCAAAGGTGTTCATGACAAGTTTGCTGCCCTTTATCCAAATCTACAGGTTGCTGGGTATCGCAATGGCTATTGGAAGGCTGAGGAAGAGGAATCGGTTGTACAGATGATTGCAGATTCAAAGCCAGATCTGTTGTTTGTCGCAATCAGTTCACCTAAGAAGGAACAATTCTTGGGCAGGTATCAGGAGCAGATGAAGGTTCCGTTTGCAATGGGCGTAGGTGGAACATTCGATGTCATGGTTGGCATGGTCAAGCGGGCGCCAAAATGGATGCAAAAATTGGGCTTGGAATGGTTCTACCGGTTTTTGCAAGAACCACGCCGCATGTTCAGACGCTACTTTATTGAAGACATGTATTTTTTCTGGTTGCTGTTAAAAGAGATGTTCGGACGTAAGCATTCGGTTCGGGCTTAGCGACATGTTAGGGCTGGCAGTATGATCAATAGCAATTCTAAAGTCCTGTTTCGGGCAGACCCGACAGGTGTCGAGTTGGTTCAGTGGTTGATTGACCCAATCGTTGCCATCTTGATTTGGTATGTCTCGGTTCGTGTCGTGGGTGGGCACTTCCGTGAAGATGATTTTGTATTGTGTGTGTTGCTGTTTTTACTGACGTTCCCTGGGCAGCGCTATGAGCGCATCGATGGGGGAACAATCATTGATGCTGTGGCGCATTGGGCGATGGTGGCGGGCTTGTTGGTTCTGCTTGGCTACGCTACTGAGTATATCTATCGCTTCTATCCCAAAGGTATCATGATCTGGCTGGCAGCCACACCTGTGGCTCAATTGCTGGTTCATGGTGTTATGAACGGTTTATTTGCATCTTTTTTCCGGCGTAATTCCGAACAGGAAAAGGTTGTGGTGATCGGCCTGAATGAAACCGGACGCCGGCTGGTTGAATCATTGAAGCAATCCGATCAGCATGGTATGTCATTGACGGGAATTTTTGACGATCGAGGCCTGGAGAGATTGGGTAATGAGCTGCCATGCAAACATTTGGGCAGTTTAGGGCACGTTGCCGAATACGTGAAAAGCCAAAAGGTATCACGTATCTATATTGCGCTGCCCATGGCATCCCAGCCGCGTATTCTCAAATTACTTGATGACCTTCGGGATACAACTGCCTCAATATACTTCGTGCCGGATCTGTTTACTTTTGATTTGATTCAGGCTCGTTTGGATAGGGTAGGTGAATTGCCTGTGGTGGCGGTATGCGAAACACCTTTTTATGGTATGAACATGATTTTGAAGCGTATTTCAGACGTTGTGTTCTCTATCCTGATCCTTATTCTGATATCACCGATTATGGCCATGGTAGCCCTGGCTGTTAAGTTTGACTCCAAGGGGCCGGTCTTGTTCAAACAGCGCCGCTACGGGTTGGATGGAAAAGAAATCCTCGTTTACAAGTTTCGCTCAATGACCGTTTGTGAGGACGGGGCTGCTGTCGTACAGGCACAGAAAAATGATATGCGTGTGACGCGAGTTGGGGCATTCATCCGGAAAACCTCGCTTGATGAGTTGCCTCAATTCATCAATGTGCTGGAAGGGAAGATGAGTATTGTTGGTCCGCGTCCACACGCGATTGCCCATAACGAGCAGTATCGGAAGTTGATCAAGGGTTACATGGTACGACATAAGGTCAAGCCTGGCATTACGGGGTGGGCGCAGGTAAATGGCTATCGTGGTGAGACCGAAACGCTGGACAAGATGGAAAAACGAATTGAGTACGATCTGGACTACTTGCGTAATTGGAGCTTGCGGTTGGACGTCTCGATTATTCTGCGCACGGCATTGCTGGTAGTGCGCGATCGCAACGCATTTTGACCAAATTCACATGAATCAAACAACACCGTTGATTTGGGGGTGGCCGCGTCCGATTGTGGCGCGCTGCCTACCAATTGCCATTTACTTTTTGTTTCTGGCTATTTCACCTCAATTGACAAAGTGGTTACAACTGACCGCCTATCAGGCAAACTGGCTCTATGGTGCCAAGGTTGGTAGTGTGTTGCTTGCCTTGATCTGGTTTGCCAAAGACTATGGCGAACTGCGTACTGACTGGCTGCCTACCCTACAGCAATGGGTGTTGTCCATCGTTGTGGGTGTTGCGGTGTTCGTCATGTGGATTCACCTTGATCATGGCTGGATGCTGATGGGAGAGCCAGCGGGTTATCGTCCAGCTGATACCGCTGGGAATCTGGATTGGTGGTTGATTGTAACGCGCTGGGTTGGTGCAGCGTTGATCGTTCCCGTGATGGAAGAGTTGTTCTGGCGTTCTTTCTTGATGCGTTGGCTATCTCAAGAGACTTTTCTGAGTTCATCGCCAAGTGATCCGGATGCCAAAGCATTTCTGATTACCGCTGTGTTGTTTGGTATGGAGCATCAGCAGTGGTTAGCAGGTATTCTGGCTGGTGTTGCGTATGGTTGGTTGTACCGTAAGACTGGCCGACTGTTGGTGCCGATCGTTGCACATGCAGTAACGAACGGCGTGTTGGGTATTTGGGTAGTGGCCACAGGACAGTGGCAGTTTTGGTAGCGAGATGAAGAAGATTCAGTGTGTTTTGATATGTGGTGCGTTCAGTGCGGTGTCGTCTGGATTGATTGCAGCTCCAGATGAAGGGGATCGATTTCTGGCCTATGGACAAATTGGTCTGACCCATGATTCGAATGTATTGCGAAGCGCGACTGATGTTCGGGCTGATCGTATCAGGGTGCTGGCCGGCGGTATCAAGGCCTGGATGCCTTTCAGTTTGCAGCGGATAGATGCACAACTTGATGCTCAGGATGTTGATTATCAGGACTTGAGTAGTTTCAATTATCGGAGCCATCGTGCAGAGGTGGGTTGGGACTGGCGACTGACATCGAATGCGGGTGGGCGGCTTGCTTGGTCAAATAATCGACGCCCAGTGGAACTGAAATACCTGACTGAAGCACAGCGAGATGTTACTAATGTGAATCGTGTCAGTGGCAATGGTTTCTATCGATTCATGCCGGAATGGCAGATTGAAGCTGGAGCTGATCGCAGTCGAACTGATCATACGCTGGATAGCCGACGGTTTCTGGACTATGAGGTAGATTCCTATTCCACCGGCTTCCGTTACCTACCTGCAACTGGTAGTAGTGTCGCATTGACTTGGCGCCACTTGAGGGCGACTTACCCGAATCAGCAGGCTTGGCTGCCGCCTGGCGGTATTATCCTCGGCATTGATAACGGATATCGTCAGAATGAACTGAATCTGTCTACCGAATGGCAAATAACCGCATTAACCAGCTTGCATGGCAATGTTGGCCATGTTAGTCGTAGTCATCAGCAAGTTTCTGCACGAGACTATTCGGGTTATGTCGGACGTTTGGGTGTCAAGTATCAGCTAACTGGCAAGGTGGGCTTGCAAAGCAGTATGTGGCGTGAAATTGGTGGTGATGAGCAATCAGCAATTTCCAGTTACGCTATTCGAAAGGGCATACGTTTTGAGCCCAGCTGGAGTATTTCACCAAAACTGCAAGCAAGACTGAGTTGGCAGTATGAGCGACTTAGTTATGTTGGCGGTGCCGGTGATCTGTTGGGCATTGAACCGCGCATCGATAAAGAAAACCAGCTGTCGATTGGTGTTGACTATGAGTGGATTCGCAATTCGACCCTCTCATTGTCATTTGGTCGAGAGCATCGTGATTCGACCGGAGTCAATGGTAGTTACGATGCGAGAACTGCAGGACTGTCAGTCAAGGCAAGTTATTGAATTGACACATGTTGTTGTCGTGTTAAAAGGCCGCCAACAAAGCGGCCTTTTTATTGAATGTATTTCAATACTGATATTATCCGGCTAGTGCCTGCAGTAGATCTGCTTCCAGTTGTACCATGGTTTTGCTATCACACAATCCTGGCCCGGTGATCAGAAATGTATCTTCAGCTCGTTCGCCTAGTGTGGAAATTTTAGCGGAGTGAATGCTGATTTGCCATGCTGTCAATACGGTTGTGATTCGAGAAAGCAATCCTGGGCGGTCCCCTGCAATGACTGACATCACATAGTAATTTTGTTTGTCATCACTGCGAATGCTGATCTGTGGTTGAAGGGGGAAGTGCCGCAACTGTCTACTGATCCGGCCTGCAAGGGGTGGCTCAAGTGGTGCTTGATGTCGTAGTCGATTGGTCAGTTCGTATTCGATCAAGGCGATCAGATCCCGGTAGTGATCCGTACTGTTTTCAGGCATGAATACGTAAAAACTGTCCAGCGCATAGCCGTGACGGGTGGTGTAGATTTTCGCTTCGCCAATACTAAACCGTGCCCGCTCAAAATAATGGCAAAGGCGGGCGAACAACTGTGGTTGATCTGGCACATAGACCAGAATTTGCAGGCCATCTCCATCATCAGATAACTTGGCTTTGACGACGGGCTCAATGTCCTGTACACGCCAATAAAGTGCTCTGGTGTGCCAAGCAATTTCACGCGCATCGTGGCGCATGAAATAGACAGTGTCCAGCTCTTTCCATAAGGCCTTGTGGACGTCTGTGGTAAGACCATAGTATCGCAGCAAGGCTTGGGCTTCTGCTTGGCGCGCCTCGATATATGTTCCAAGATTAAAATTGCCAGTGGAAAGGTGACGTGATGTTGCGTGGAATAAATCTTCCAGTAATTTGGCTTTCCAGTTGTTCCAGACTTTGGGGCTGGTGCCGCGAATGTCCGCAACTGTCAGTAAATAGAGTGCTGTGAGCCGTCTTTGTGTGCCAACCTGATTTGCAAAGTGATCAATTACCTCTGGATCATATACATCTTGTTTTTGTGCGACAGAAGACATGTTGAGGTGCTGTCCAACCAGCCATGCAACCAAGTTACCATCGGCGTCGGAAAGACTATGCTGCAGGCAGAAATCCTTCGCATCCAGCATGCCAAGGCTCGAATGATCTCCACCGCGGCCTTTGGCAATGTCATGAAACAGTCCGGCCAGATAAAGGATCTCAGGTTTATCAAAATCGGCGATGAGTTTGGAGCACAGAGGGTATTCATGTGCGAAATCGGCAATGGCAAAGCGTCGCAGATTCCGCACTACCATCAAAATATGTTCGTCTACAGTGTATACGTGAAACAAGTCATGCTGCATCAAGCCGACTATTCTGCCAAATGCCGGAATGTAACGCCCCAGAATGCCATAGAGGTTCATTCTGCGTAGCACGCGGGTCTGCCCGCGAGGTGCACGCATGATCTCCATGAAGAGTTGCTGATTTCGAGGATTGGCGCGAAATTCCGCATTGATCTTGCCGCGCGCATTCCATAGGGCTCGCAGTGTTTTAGCGCCCAATCCACTAAGGGATGTGTGTTGCTGCATGAGCAGGAACGCTTCTAGAATCGCAGAGGGTTGCTTCTCAAACAGCTTCAGATCTCTGACCAGTAGTAAATTGTTGCGGGCGAAAAAACGTTCATTCAGTACTTCGACTGGGGCCAGTACCGAAACAATGCGGCCTTTCAAGTTCTGCACCAAGATATCATTCAGTTGCAAAACTGTTCGAGCTGCCCGGTAGTAGGTTTGCATCAATCGTTCACTGGCTCGCTGAGTGGTACTGTCAGTAAATCCCCCTGCTCTGGCGACTTGGTTTTGCAAATCGAACAATAGTCGATCTTCACGACGCTTGGCTAGGTAGTGCAATCCAACTCGAAGATTTTTCAATACCTTCTCTGCGCGGAGAATCTGCCGGGCTTCCGTGGCTGAGAGTACACCTTGTTGTACCAAGTCTGCCCAAGTTCGGCCGGTGTTGGCACCAGTTGCAATCCAGATGATGGTTTGAAGGTCGCGCAGGCCGCCAGGGCTTTCCTTGATATTGGGTTCAAGGTTGTAAGCAACGCCATGGAAACGCATGTGGCGTTGTTGTTGCTCCAGTAATTTCGCTTCATAAAAGCGCAGTGGGACAAGCTGTGCATGAAGTGCATCACGCAATTGCTTAAATCGTTCTTGTTTACAGACTAGCGGTCGGGCTTCCAGTAAGGTCGTTTGGATGGTTAGATCGTTGGCAGCTTCATTCACGCATTCGCTCAATGTTCGAACGCTGTGACCAATATCCAGACCAATATCCCAAAACAACCCAACTAAGTACTCAACTTTGCGCGTTAGTGGCTCATCGACTTGGTCGGGCAGTAAAATCAGGAGGTCGATATCAG is from Chitinivorax sp. B and encodes:
- a CDS encoding [protein-PII] uridylyltransferase, with amino-acid sequence MGHQPTTDNLTDINSWRSQLQQVRASIRDQYLHNHDVEWLLKAHSLAIDALLCNVWHTLDFPGDVGLIAVGGYGREEIYPFSDIDLLILLPDQVDEPLTRKVEYLVGLFWDIGLDIGHSVRTLSECVNEAANDLTIQTTLLEARPLVCKQERFKQLRDALHAQLVPLRFYEAKLLEQQQRHMRFHGVAYNLEPNIKESPGGLRDLQTIIWIATGANTGRTWADLVQQGVLSATEARQILRAEKVLKNLRVGLHYLAKRREDRLLFDLQNQVARAGGFTDSTTQRASERLMQTYYRAARTVLQLNDILVQNLKGRIVSVLAPVEVLNERFFARNNLLLVRDLKLFEKQPSAILEAFLLMQQHTSLSGLGAKTLRALWNARGKINAEFRANPRNQQLFMEIMRAPRGQTRVLRRMNLYGILGRYIPAFGRIVGLMQHDLFHVYTVDEHILMVVRNLRRFAIADFAHEYPLCSKLIADFDKPEILYLAGLFHDIAKGRGGDHSSLGMLDAKDFCLQHSLSDADGNLVAWLVGQHLNMSSVAQKQDVYDPEVIDHFANQVGTQRRLTALYLLTVADIRGTSPKVWNNWKAKLLEDLFHATSRHLSTGNFNLGTYIEARQAEAQALLRYYGLTTDVHKALWKELDTVYFMRHDAREIAWHTRALYWRVQDIEPVVKAKLSDDGDGLQILVYVPDQPQLFARLCHYFERARFSIGEAKIYTTRHGYALDSFYVFMPENSTDHYRDLIALIEYELTNRLRHQAPLEPPLAGRISRQLRHFPLQPQISIRSDDKQNYYVMSVIAGDRPGLLSRITTVLTAWQISIHSAKISTLGERAEDTFLITGPGLCDSKTMVQLEADLLQALAG
- a CDS encoding undecaprenyl-phosphate glucose phosphotransferase; the encoded protein is MINSNSKVLFRADPTGVELVQWLIDPIVAILIWYVSVRVVGGHFREDDFVLCVLLFLLTFPGQRYERIDGGTIIDAVAHWAMVAGLLVLLGYATEYIYRFYPKGIMIWLAATPVAQLLVHGVMNGLFASFFRRNSEQEKVVVIGLNETGRRLVESLKQSDQHGMSLTGIFDDRGLERLGNELPCKHLGSLGHVAEYVKSQKVSRIYIALPMASQPRILKLLDDLRDTTASIYFVPDLFTFDLIQARLDRVGELPVVAVCETPFYGMNMILKRISDVVFSILILILISPIMAMVALAVKFDSKGPVLFKQRRYGLDGKEILVYKFRSMTVCEDGAAVVQAQKNDMRVTRVGAFIRKTSLDELPQFINVLEGKMSIVGPRPHAIAHNEQYRKLIKGYMVRHKVKPGITGWAQVNGYRGETETLDKMEKRIEYDLDYLRNWSLRLDVSIILRTALLVVRDRNAF
- the epsL gene encoding XrtB/PEP-CTERM-associated polysaccharide biosynthesis outer membrane protein EpsL, yielding MKKIQCVLICGAFSAVSSGLIAAPDEGDRFLAYGQIGLTHDSNVLRSATDVRADRIRVLAGGIKAWMPFSLQRIDAQLDAQDVDYQDLSSFNYRSHRAEVGWDWRLTSNAGGRLAWSNNRRPVELKYLTEAQRDVTNVNRVSGNGFYRFMPEWQIEAGADRSRTDHTLDSRRFLDYEVDSYSTGFRYLPATGSSVALTWRHLRATYPNQQAWLPPGGIILGIDNGYRQNELNLSTEWQITALTSLHGNVGHVSRSHQQVSARDYSGYVGRLGVKYQLTGKVGLQSSMWREIGGDEQSAISSYAIRKGIRFEPSWSISPKLQARLSWQYERLSYVGGAGDLLGIEPRIDKENQLSIGVDYEWIRNSTLSLSFGREHRDSTGVNGSYDARTAGLSVKASY
- a CDS encoding WecB/TagA/CpsF family glycosyltransferase; translation: MNETLDRVEDFIKSGRPHQHVCVNVDKVVKASRDESLRGIINNCELINVDGMPVVWASRLLGKPLKERVAGVDLFERLMEHAAKKGWRVFFLGAKEEVVKGVHDKFAALYPNLQVAGYRNGYWKAEEEESVVQMIADSKPDLLFVAISSPKKEQFLGRYQEQMKVPFAMGVGGTFDVMVGMVKRAPKWMQKLGLEWFYRFLQEPRRMFRRYFIEDMYFFWLLLKEMFGRKHSVRA
- a CDS encoding CAAX prenyl protease-related protein — protein: MNQTTPLIWGWPRPIVARCLPIAIYFLFLAISPQLTKWLQLTAYQANWLYGAKVGSVLLALIWFAKDYGELRTDWLPTLQQWVLSIVVGVAVFVMWIHLDHGWMLMGEPAGYRPADTAGNLDWWLIVTRWVGAALIVPVMEELFWRSFLMRWLSQETFLSSSPSDPDAKAFLITAVLFGMEHQQWLAGILAGVAYGWLYRKTGRLLVPIVAHAVTNGVLGIWVVATGQWQFW
- a CDS encoding DUF4962 domain-containing protein; this encodes MMILIRSRFVVTSLLGLVIAQGVLAADIVPSVVTSWIKPNRAPSTDWIGRAIALDMPTIPQDGVLVKQNPVYFSWPALYGVVSYSLVVQPLSGTEQEFESPYNWFAMPKALERGSYQWRVRAKKANGQFDAWSDWRGFTITTDGSGTNVANISELYNRVKASPHPRTFPSSTELAAIKSALAGTRRDAYGKLKARAKAYASNALPEELKSSASVDATQRDTVMDMLAITKEMKPELAQIVEQAFIWRIDRNQAALNDAKQRLLKLATWNPEGITAYEPSHHMPRNLLWTLTIGYDWLYDELSAVERTLLLNSIRKRLTQIHASLMGTTKRMMVRPYDSHGWIGLNAAAAISTVVAGEVPESETWFKLYVPWAMAAMSPWGGEDGGFSQGTGYGAWHFDPNLYYWDAIRLATGVDPYQKVWLRNTGNFLLYFAPPGSPSGGFGEAGDSVPDPAVIVPYTMRIPSQLYRWYGANQRPTDSSSLLQLLAPVEIAEASFPKGIPDAAVFQSVGWAAVHSSLSDPKRFSLYFKSSPYGSFNHSHADQNSFIINYEGKKMALDSGFYDWYGSPHHTKWYQQTLAHNAITFDGGKGQVPNQMDARGEITRFSHMSGYTVMTGDATRAYGGALLLAQRSIVYLKPSFILVYDALSSDTPRQWEWNLHTVKTMEVVAPKQVKVADGTTSMCVDLLSDEEMKFSQTNRFTADPDSNKAYWANQWHGRFTSEDKSKKSQILVLMRLNCANTTDVAVSRLDEGYVVNIAGKRISLQPGRPVDVK